The genomic window GGTTGTTTGCGCAACAGCAAATACAGGGGAATACTGACATTGTTTTGTACATTCTAAGCACATTCAACTCATTCTCCTCCACAGATTTACTTATGAATGCATTTCCCACACTAGGAGTGCACAGAGCTGCAAATGGAGTGTTTAACATGGACACAGGGCGGTTCTACAGGAAGGTGAAACTCAGGGAAGGCGCCTGGTTACACGCACAGGCCTGCCAAccttagaaaaatattttgagtaccacaatagtcagtgtaacgcttagttcacatgctttcgcaccacttcgctttgcacgcacacacaagcctttcttcataattctagttttgactgttaaagtgatcaggcaaaattgtataatttgacctgattctaaaatataacttgcactgcactgggcttaTGATATACTtccaagtcaaaagtttgagtacatctgtttaaaacaaatttttcatgattaatatttcattataattaattatttgctacgttagcgGTCaatagtcaaacacctttgcaatggtcactatgctccaacagagcgtgcgcgattcaaagtttgaacaggaagtctccgtagcgtttgagttactgcagctaaattactccatcagttattcacacgtctcgtaacgaggctaaatcgcatgcgagctactactacggctaactatatacacaaatgtatctcattaggatatacctcttgaaatgcatcatcacgTAAAGTTACCtaacatgttttaacgttttatatgttaacattacggtcacatttttgtgcttgattattactccccacttcccattttacctcagcaatgcagcgttacgcctcgatggataataaagtaccgctgcgtatcagtggatgttgagtgggtcagggaggggttacagaaccacaagcacaaggtcgtagcatctggttcaatccgagggatgtttaaataccgaataaatgtacggtattgttttgtattaattggttgttttccgtaattaaattacaataatatatatgttttttattatttattttttttgcgtagtttcagctggcatttcgtacctgcgtattttcACCAAGAATTgtgtggttggtacacaaaatgcgtgcaggttggcaggtctgcacgCATCAGCTAAGCACATTCCCTGAAGTGGCTCAACCAAAAACGACTCGAAAAAACCAAATGGCCCAAAAACCAGCCGTGGGGCACTTCCTGGTTAAAACCCTTGAAGGATGTTTAGGTGTGACGGACAGGGCacggggtggtgggggtaggGATGGGGACGGGGTTCAGGGTTTGCGGGAGGTTCGCCCTACCCCTCCACGTCCACGTTCTCCTCCTTGAGGTGGGCGTCGGTCACCAGGGGCATGAGGACCGAGTGGTAGCGGATGGTGGGACCGTCGAACCGCATCTTCTTATTCACGTGCTTCTTCTTATCCGCCTCCAGGCGCTCGTAGTTCTCTGTGGTCGGACGGGAGACGGAGAGACCGTAACACAACCGTAACGGAAAATCTCAGACCGCAGACTCCTGGCAGCACTCAGCGTTCAACAGCATTTGATCATTTAGTCCTATAAGAAACCCCCGGAACCAAAATTACACTAGTCACGGATCATTATTATGAGAGTAAGCGCAACTCCATGAATTTGACTTGCCATGTCTACATTGCTATGGGTCACAGTGAGTGGAGGACGTTAGCTCCACTCGCCCAGTGAGTACATGGTTGGGTTAAGGCTTGACTAGGGTTAGCCCGTTAGCCCCACTCACTCAGCGAGAggaggttaaggttagggttagcccGTTAGCCCCACTCACCCAGCGAGCgcaggttaaggttagggttagcccGTTAGCTCCACTCACCCAGCGAGCggaggttaaggttagggttagcccGTTAGCCCCACTCACCCAACAAGCGGAGGTTAAGATTAGGGTTAGCCCGTTAGCCTCACTCACCCAGCGAGTGGAgattaaggttagggttagcccGTTAGCCCCACTCACCCAGCGAGCGCAGGTTAAGGTTAGCCCGTTAGCCCCACTCACCCAGCGAGCggaggttaaggttagggttaaccCGTTAGCCCCACTCACCCAACAAGCGGAGGTTAAGATTAGGGTTAGCCCGTTAGCCTCACTCACCCAGCGAGTGGAgattaaggttagggttagcccGTTAGCCCCACTCACCCAGCGAGCGCAGGTTAAGGTTAGCCCGTTAGCCCCACTCACCCAGCGAGCggaggttaaggttagggttagcccGTTAGCCCCACTCACCCAGCGAGCggaggttaaggttagggttagcccGTTAGCTCCACTCACCCAGCGAGCggaggttaaggttagggttagcccGTTAGCCCCACTCACCCAGCGAGCggaggttaaggttagggttagcccGTTAGCTCCACTCACCCAGCGAGCggaggttaaggttagggttagcccGTTAGCCCCACTCACCCAGCGAGCggaggttaaggttagggttaaccCGTTAGCTCCACTCACCTAATGAGCGCAGGTTGATCTCGGCGGTCAGCTTGGCCTCCGCCAGCAGCTCATCCTGAGTTAGCGGGCGGTCATGGTGCGCCCCTTTCCTGCGCCGCGGAGCCACCTGCCTCTCCTGCAGCCGCAGGTACGTCAGCCGCGTGTGCTCTGTGGTGGACTGACGCACAGACTTACGACCTGCAGATGGCGACAGACAACACGTCATAAACTACAGGCTAAAGCAGGGCTGCCTGACCCTGTTCCTGAATACCTATCGTCCTGTACGGTACATTTTCATTCCATCCCAAATTTGACACACCTGGCtcaactaattagcagctgaacaagatctctagACGTTGAATGAGTGCTAcatgatggtagatctccagggacagggttgcaAACCATTGCACTAAAGCTATTTGCCACACCTGATGTATGCCTAGCAAACAGGACACCATACTAAGCAAGCAAAACATGTTATTTGGGGAGGGACTAACTGGAGCAGCATCTCACAACACAATACAGTAAAATTGTGGGTACTTTACAAAATTAAGATTatgtaaagacaaaaaaaagtaactggAAAACATCAAACTAAAATGGAAAGGCAAAACAGAACAGGTAATTCTCTAAAGATGATTATAATAGAGCAAGTTGTGGCTGCACTTTTGGTATGACTTCAGACTGACCTGCACTGAATTAAAGCATAAAGGATGGGCTTCACAGACAGAGCCTAAGTCTAGGCCTAGACTAAACTCAATCTTGAATGGAAATTCTCCTAACAAAACTCAATCTAGTCCCGGTATATCCTTAATCTGCGTCTGTGAATCTGGCCCAAGGCATATTTTGTTAAACAAGGTAATTGCGGGGCACTGGCGGACAGGTGAACTGTACTGCATGTTTCGGGGAGGTCCCGGGATGGCGGGGAAGGGACACGTACTCTCTCCCAGGTCCTCCTGGAGCTCCAGCGGCAGGTGCTTATCAGCCTTGGCACGCTCGGCCTTGCGAGGCGGCTCCGACGGCTTCTTGGGTTTGGGCTTGGGCTTGGACACCTTTATGGGCTCCTGGGGAACCGGCGCGGAATTCACATACGTCACACCcagcactgagcgcgctcagtacaAGGCAACCAGGAACACCGTAGACAAGTCCTTTAGTTTAAGCAGCCCAATATAATCCAATTTTTAGATGTGAAGCACTTCATGgatctgactgactgactgactcacatttagcaggctgaagattctccacaaggggaGGCTATTAGCACCCATTGTGCTTCGCATCAATGACactgtgtttttgattttgattagtcttttttccaaaaaaaagtatCTGACAGAAGCAATGCATGAACAATTTTTCACCCAGCCATGTACAATCTCTGGTAAGCCGTTAGCGGAAATAGTCAACATTGACAGATCAATAGGACGTTGGCGGTGCTTTTGAGCCGGAAAAAACTGCAGACAGACTGCAACCTGCCATTGCCTACATGGTGCGGGCATAACATACATGCCTGGGGCATTTTTTACCTTGTAGGCCTTGGTGACAACTCTTCTCTTCCTGCGAGGCTCGTCTTCCTCTAGGTCGCTGTCGGGCTCGTCGCCCTCGTCGATGTCGAAGTCGCTGTCCACCTCGTCCTCCGTGTCCGACTGATCACCTTTATACTCGTCATCTCCCGATTCCTAATCGGAACAAGAACGCAATTTATCACCTCGGGGATACACCTAATATTTTCGTGGAAGCTTATATACTTTTCATGAACATTACTTTCCAGGTACGGAGAATACACGGGATGTGTCCGGCGCCGTACATTATGGCTTTATTCCGGTATGTTAACACTGGACACTTTACAGTGTGAGATGTGTTATCCTTTCAAAGTGGCAGAAGTCGTTTCGTTAGCAAAGACAGTGAGGATGATGCTTTGTCGACTTGTCAATCATCCATGCATGTACTGTCCATACAGTTACCCACAGCAAGTCGAAGctgtcaattttttaaaaagaggcaAGCTTGCAGAGCTGTCATTCATTCACTTAATAAGATACGACTGATACCGTTGATCTGTTATTTCAGATGTCCTGCTACATTCTTTCAGTTAAAATACTCATTAATTATTCAGCTCGACAAACTAGCCACGCGTATTTTAAAGATATGGAACGTTAAATCGTTTGCACTTACATCATTGAATCCACCGTAGGTAGTCTTGTAAAATTCATCTTCTTCTTCGGCGTCCAACAATTTGGACATGCGGTTCCCCGCCGTCTTACGGGGTGCCCTACTGAATGCTAGACTCATTTTGATCGGTCTAGTTATGTGTGAAtcaagaaaaagcaaaaaaaaaaatgtatgtctgGAAGGTAAGTGACACACAACCAACATACAATATATCTACAAAAGCTAACGGTAAACGGTTAGTACTGTATTGCCCTGTATTAAACCACTGATGTTAACGTTAGCGAGCTAGCTACGACAACAAAGCATGATTCAGGCAAGCTAGAAATCTAATTAGATAACGCATGACATCCAGACCAGTTTCGGTGAGAACaacacacatttcataaaacacaaacatttatctTGTCAAAAAGCCAAGAAATGAAGAAGCCTTACTGTGTATTaacaaaagaaacagaaatcaCCAagctatttattcatttcttgtCCGTTGCCAGAGCGGCCATTCTCCGTCTTCTTTGTTTGGAATTCTAACCTTAACTTCCAAATTAAAAGTGCATACCGCCACCTACCGTGCTGGAGTGAAAACTGGAAGATTGCAGGATACCTCCGTCCGATACCAGCAACCAGTTTCATATCGGACACGGCATTTAATGTTATTCATACTTTTAAAGCACTTAGGAATACTatactattatttttatgtcagtgtgtgttacTTCTTGTCGTAGGACATATAGATAACCCTGCTTAGACTTTTAGCGTCCCGTCCAATGCCATTTCATACGTTTTCCAGGAGATGGCAGTAGTGCTCCATCCTTTATCAGTCGCACATGTGTTCAGATTTGCCAGAGTTGCACCTGATGCTCTGTGGCTCAGATTTGCAAGTCATCCGACAAAAGCACTTTTAGTGAGGGTACATTTGgcaaatttgttccttaaagaacaaaaatgtacctccactcTGCCTATCAGAGTGTATTGTAGGACTAAATGTCATAAATCATGCCTGAATTCACAGCATGCAGGAAATGGCTGAActttcttttacttttaaaagTTAAAGCTTCAACCATCAACCAGCTGTCAGCAGTAAAGGACACGTCTCTCTGCCAATCAGACTCCGGAACCCCAATAGCACTATGTGCCCTGAAGGACGTGAAATGGCCACTAGGTTACAGATAGTCACATCAGAAGACCATATAGGCTTCAGCTGCTGAACTTTTGGCACAGTTTCGAGTGGCACAGAGGTGATCCGGGGAGCACAATTGGATATTTTCTTCCCAAGGGCCTGGTTACCATCAGCACAGTGaaattctatgttttttttttttgtttttttttgtttttacattttagtgcTTTAGTCACTTTAGTTACATTTAGTGCTTTATGCTTTCATCCGGAGCAATTTACACAACTGTATACACACCCCCTTTCTACAGGCTGGTATTTACGGGTACAATTCAGGGAAAGTACTTTGACGAAGGCTTcaactgccccctagtggctaaACGCAGTTACAAACCCAGATCCCTAACAACCATGCTATACTGCCACCCCAGATACCATCTTAGCGTCATGaggctgcagtgctgtaaacACAGGCACAGATCTACATACCCTGTGCTTGGCGTGTTGTTTTCATTCAGCTTCGCGAGCACGTGTAGGACGTGACAGCCATGTCGAATGAAACTGTGCACACTGATTTCAAAATGCTCCCCAGCAGCATTTTTCGAATTCATCGTCAAGGCACCAGAAAACTCTGAAAGAAGAACTAGAATGGAAGGTTCTTTCTCATGATGTACAGTGAGGGTGGCCTGCCGCACGTTTTCGGTTTGGAAAGAAAAAGCACGCGTCAGGTATAACGTTTTGAAAGAGTGAACGCGTGACCTTCTCAGCCCAAGACTGACTTTAGGGCTGTTGGGTTTTCTTAAATGTGATGATCAATATGCAGTAATCGCTTGCCAAGAAAAGATTGAGGGGTTATATCCTACTACTACTGTCCACCAATCAGTATCTCCTAAAGGTCACTTGGAAACCAAATTATATTAGCCTATGGGTttttagaggtgtaaaattTCATATACTTTAAACTATATGCTCGTGGAAGATATagtggcttgctttccccctgcctgtgaCCTTCCCCCTTCCTGTCCTTCCCCCTGCCTGTGaccttccccctctctgtccttcccccCTCCATCTCCTTGCTCTTCCCTTGCAACCTCTGTCAGCAGCCGGTCTGAAAGActgtagaaaataaatgcatttgctttctagttttcaaatcaattaattgaGGTCCATTGATTGAAATTTACCTCAAACATCCGCCTGCATCAACATGTAAAACTATTTTAAGAATGAATATAGATGCTTACtgatataaaatgggatcaagttCTTCACTGAGAATGCCCTCTACTGTGGAGTCAAAGTTGTTTTCTCTGTCCTCCTTAGAAAAAAACGTAGGAATAATATCTCAAGAATGTTGAGCCTCGTGAGCAATGTTCTCAGCATgcatactgaaaaatatatgGTTTGTTTACGCAGAAAAAACAATGCGTGTGCTTTTCTGTAAGCCTAACAACCAATACACTGTTAGAAATgcaatttcattattaaaatatataaaatgcatttatattgcatccattcatacagctggatatacactgaagcaatagAGGTTAAGTAcaactttaggttacaaggccagctccGTACCCATAATACTATGCTGCCTCCCCTATCCAGACCACGTTGAGTCCTAGCGGGTCCCATTGGCTATATTGAGGAAGTGCTTGGCCAATACTGGACAGTTTATTGGTGGGCTTGTTTTGTTCCAGAGAATATATCTATACAAACCATATAACAACATTGTTTTGTACACAATATTTCCGGCCTGTATGCGACTGCAAAACGGACAGCAATAATTCTTCCAGAGAATTTCTTAGTGGACATTGGACAATCGATTGAGGATTGTCTGAGTTATCACGTTTTTGGGGCTAAAAATGACTATGGTCTATGACTATGACTTTATGGtgatgtgtgtctctgtggatTTCCCAAAGAGGATGAGGACCTCCCATGCTTGTTTTGCCACCCCACATGTTACAACATAAGAAACCACTGTCGCTAAAATATCGGTATCATAAATAGTTTACGAGTATAAAACTGTGAGctttaacactttcaaacggGCTATCATGTGACCAGATTGATAGAGGATTtcacagaatgaatgcaaaaagAACCCCACTTCAGCCTGAATATGGGCTGGTGCGTCATTTAGTGGGTTTAAAAACCCCCCCTTAGAAGAATTTAGGCTAAGATATCTGGCcgttttaaaatgtgaactgcAGCCTTTTCAAATCGATTTTTATAGGCTTTGCTTGCAGGTTTTTCCTATCTTGTAAGGCGTGCCCGCGTGTCACGtccgcatgcacacgcactccaGCGTGCAAACCGCTTTTCCTGTTGTTAATTTTATGGCCCACGTTTGGGTTTTCGGGTGTTTACTTTTGAAACTCTCGCTGTGGGGCTGTCCCTTCTGACATTCTGTCGGAGCTGTTTTTCTTCATGTTATACGTCGCAGATTCATATCGATACTTGGCTGCCTACGGACTGCGCAGAAGAGCGACAGTGCTATCATCGCATACATGTACTGTGGGCGATGTTTGTGCtatctggaattttttttattaacacttAACCTGAACTTTCTATAACAACCAAGGGATTACACCAACCtggaatttttttcttaatcataatattaattaaacaagTCACAACCAGAATAAACAGCCAAGACAGGCAATCATAACTCATGTCAGGCAAAACGAAAGTCAGGAATGTGAGGCCCGTCACGACCAAAGTTGCCCAGGGACAAGTTGCTGTTCTATACATGGCCACTAGGTGGCCACCACGTGGTCGGTGGGATGAGAATGACTTTATTGTCAGAAGGCAGAGCGTCAACGGGCAGGGCAACAGAACACAATAGAACCAGCTGTTGTTCTTAACAGCAGTGTGGGCTGTTCCACGCCGCTCTGCCAACTCCACTAACAGTGCACCACACAGTCTAGAGCTCAGGGAAAATAATGAGTTATATAACTCTGACCGCATGTAAACCAGGCAGGGCTGGCATGTGCAGACGCAAgcacaatacacacacccatacacacccatacacacacacacacacccacacacacacacacagacgtgcacagatacacacacccatacacacacacacagacatgcacagatacacacacatagacaccaacacacacacacacacagacatgcacagatacacacacatagacacccacccacacacacacacacacacacacagacatgcacagacacacatgcacacacacacgcatgcgtatgtgtgtgggtgtgtgtgtgtgtttggagcacctgctgtctctctcagtcctgCTCTCCAGGTGCTGTTTAAACAAAAGATATTGCATTCCTGTGGCAGGTCATGTGATCATTCTCCCAGGTTCTCCCCCCtggagcgggggcggggccagcatGCCTGCTCCATTAGACAGGGGATATGGTTTCACCTGAGCTTTGATGTCCACCACCCATGCACCCAGACATGTGCCTCAAATCgctctgttaaaatgtttttttttaattcacccGCTGTGGTTGCAAGGCACGAAACCAGGTCAAATGTACAAAGGCAGTTCACCCGAAGCTTAACAGTTTCAACGACCGACAAAcggacagatagacagacacatATAGCAGAGTAGTTGGTGCACCTAATCTACAGCAGACAGACCAGCACCAATGGAGACCTTGTTAAAGTTCTGATATTCTCACAGGATAGGTTCATCAACATCGTCATGTGGAATTTGTTGAAGTGCAGTTCATTCGGTGCTTATGCATGATTTCGGCTTGTGGGCCTAATGTCTTTTCTTCATGGGGTTACTGCATTGATTTaaactgtgtttctgaagaGCACGGTTTCACAGAGGGAAAGAttagcacagtaaaatattccgTAAAGTCATAAGTAACCTGTGATTCAGATAGTTTCTAGACCAatttaaaagacattttgtGTTGAATTAACTGATTGTGTTTCATGTGTAGTCTCTCTGACTGAGTCTAGGATGTATAAATTTAGTGAAGATTAATGATAATGGTGCCGTCATGAGCAATGAACAGAGAGATCATTTAAAGTGAACCAGTGCACTCTCCGGACCTGTAGTTCAGaatggcttgtttttttataactgcagagacaaaatataaatatggttcaaactcagagaaaaaaatatttcttttgcAAATTATGTTCTCTATTTATTTTGCAACAGGGGGGACATGTACAGAGTTTCATGTGGACATTCGTTCAGAGCATCCAGGTCTTCTGTCAGTTACATACCAAAATTTCCCTTCaaacctttgaagagtaggtttttatggaatgtttttttttttcttttctcaaaacaataagtcagtgttctagaactccattgcttactcagtgattgttacatcagcattaaaatgttcagttaagaacattctattcacattctcaatgtgacctcacaccttaaataCGACCAATCTCCTATGCCATGACGTTAACCAAAACCACGCTCCCCTCCTCCCTTAGCAACACAATGTCAATATTTTGCTACGTCACAGGGACTTGAGTGACAGGCCAGCCGAAACACTCCTTCGCCGGATAAAGCAGCGTCTGTTCACAACGCGGGCGGGGCAGTCGCGCCTTGATGACACAACCCTTGATGACTTTCagcccaaagcatgctgggggCATGTCAGGGCTTACGGTAGACATTACCAAGGCTGAGAGGAAACAGGCCGATAAACACTGCTGAAGTGGTAACAGCACCTCTGTGTGGGAGTGATTGCACTTCTGTATGAAATAAGTAAAACGGTCCGGAGTGCTGTAGCCATAAGAAATACCCAGAGCGTGCGGTCATAGTGAAACTCAGCTTCAGCCGCCTGCTGTGggcttttctttccttttctggtCTGGATTTTGATCGAGGCTCGTTTCTGACATTTCCCAGTAACATTTTCGCACATCCCTAATCACGctgaacaaaacagaacataatCCCTCCACACAAACTCCACCCCTGCTTTCTCccaactcccccctcccctccctctaaatttacttttttatactTCTTAAATTCTACATTGTCAAGGGTAACCTGCTCTTTAAGAAGgaagggttccaaaaggctctCCTATGTCTCCATAGGAACCATGtctagttcaagggttctttgtcgGGCAAAATGGTTAAATCTGGGAGCAttcacttttcacacctaccatgcagggttccataaagaacttAAAAGGGTTCCCCTATGAAACCAAGCCAAAGAACCCACATATTCACAGAACGATATAGCCAAGAGGGAGCGATGTTTATTTAAACAGCCTTGAGCTCGCCGCACGTTCAGCTGGCCTGTTGACGCACATCCTGTCTAAACCGAATATTTCTGCGATAATTACAATGGATCATTGACAGGTTTGCCCTGTTCCATTACCGGTTTCCACTGGACCAGACTCCCTGCAGCAGTGACACGGTTTAGATCTGGCTAATCGACCGTCTGCGCTGAGAGATATGTCAATGAAGCGGTTTGAGCACAACCATGGATGCAAAACTAGCCAGGCTCCGCAGTTGCAAATCCATTTCCCTGTACCTGTTGCCATGCCTACAGCACATGATTTGAAAACCACTAGGCTTAAAAAGAGTGGGGGTggtgcataaaaacataaatgctaCACAGGAAATCAATTAGTGTTGTATAAACTCTCTTAAAGTAAATATtgctctgacagagtacatttgatTCCTGTTGGACTCGTcctggagttgaattaacacagaaTATTTTACTATGTAAACTAAGAACTGGTGTAGgttgcacacaaaaaaggaaaacactaCCTTGATTATATTAtgtaattttttgtattttgtaccaaaaaaaaaaacagaacagtacagcacagcacagaacagaactgaacagaatagcacagaaaagaacagaacaaaacagaacagcacaTCATAGaacagcatagcacagcacagcacagcacagaacagcacagaacacGTTAAATGTTCTTGGAGCTGAAATAATTATTCCCATCTCGTGActcatggtaaaaaaaaaccttttttttttaaaacagcgcTGGGCAAAAATACCCCGTGAAAGACAAGAGGAcctgaaaacaaacagtttaTATTTTACCCATGATTAGTGCcaatttctgt from Anguilla anguilla isolate fAngAng1 chromosome 8, fAngAng1.pri, whole genome shotgun sequence includes these protein-coding regions:
- the LOC118233313 gene encoding vacuolar protein sorting-associated protein 72 homolog isoform X2; translated protein: MSLAFSRAPRKTAGNRMSKLLDAEEEDEFYKTTYGGFNDESGDDEYKGDQSDTEDEVDSDFDIDEGDEPDSDLEEDEPRRKRRVVTKAYKEPIKVSKPKPKPKKPSEPPRKAERAKADKHLPLELQEDLGESRKSVRQSTTEHTRLTYLRLQERQVAPRRRKGAHHDRPLTQDELLAEAKLTAEINLRSLENYERLEADKKKHVNKKMRFDGPTIRYHSVLMPLVTDAHLKEENVDVEGLDQDTPQAPPTAPLPSTEAATSSSSSSSSSSQQLPGGLCARTYLTFSDDEAFELVFPHAPPPRPPVQEVCPVTHKPALYRDPVTDIPYANTRAFKIIREAYKKYVAAHGLPNASGSFSGDGGSRGARQKIVIKQSMSGT
- the LOC118233313 gene encoding vacuolar protein sorting-associated protein 72 homolog isoform X1, which gives rise to MSLAFSRAPRKTAGNRMSKLLDAEEEDEFYKTTYGGFNDESGDDEYKGDQSDTEDEVDSDFDIDEGDEPDSDLEEDEPRRKRRVVTKAYKEPIKVSKPKPKPKKPSEPPRKAERAKADKHLPLELQEDLGESRKSVRQSTTEHTRLTYLRLQERQVAPRRRKGAHHDRPLTQDELLAEAKLTAEINLRSLENYERLEADKKKHVNKKMRFDGPTIRYHSVLMPLVTDAHLKEENVDVEGLDQDTPQAPPTAPLPSTEAATSSSSSSSSSSQQLPGGLCARTYLTFSDDEAFELVFPHAPPPRPPVQEVCPVTHKPALYRDPVTDIPYANTRAFKIIREAYKKYVAAHGLPNASGSFSGDGGSRGARQKIVIKQSMSGT